A segment of the Odoribacter splanchnicus DSM 20712 genome:
TTCTTGGAGCTCGCTGGTTGCCGGTTTATGAGAGCCAGCACAACAATAAACGTCCGGTAGTTGTTGTCGGAACAGTTACCAACAAGAGCCATGAGCACATCAATTCGGAGACTTTCATCAAAGACATAGAGAAAGCAATCATTAAAAACGGAAGTGTCCGGCTTGTACAAGCCGGGGAAAAACGGCAGGAATTACGTACCGAACGGGACGAACAAAACCAAGGTTATACTTCGCCGGAGACAGCTAAAAAATGGGGACTGGAATTGGGTGCCGATTTCATGTTGCAAGGAACCATCAATAGCATCGTCGACAGCTACAAAAAAGAACAGGTTGTCTATTATCAGGTAGATCTGGAACTGACCAACCTGGAAACGAACGAAGTGGTTTGGATGGGAGATAAGAAAATCAAAAAACAAGTTAGCGACAGAGCCCTGTAAGAGAAAGGCCACCCAGATATTAATTTTAGATTTGCGGTTTTCGATCGATCACTTACGTACAGTTAGCTGTAACGTTATACATCGTAAGTCGCAAATCAAAAACTCTAAATAATGAAATTCCGGTTTTGTATCGTCCTATTCCTTTGTTGGATCGTTTCAAGTTGTGCCACCTGGTATCAACGCACAGCCGCATTTCAGGATGCTGTAAGTAAAGGCGAGTTCGAGCAAGCTGAAAAACTCCTGCAAAAGGATAAAAAACAAGCCCGGGATAAAAACAAAATACTGTATTACCTGAATCAAGGTTATGTCGAATTTATGTTAGGCCATTACGAAAAGAGTAATCAAGCTTTCGAAATCGCCGAACAGCTGACCGAAGACCAACAACGTAATCTGCTGACAGAAGCTGCCGTATTGATCTCGAATCCGGAAATCCGTCCTTATCGCCCGGAAGATTTCGAAGTGATCATGATTAACTTTTACAAGGCTCTGAACTACCTTCAGTTGAATAATATGGAAGATGCTTTGGTAGAAGTACGTAAAATCAATATTCGTCTACAGCAATTAAATGACAAATACCCGGATCATAAAAACCGTTATCAACGGGATGCATTTGCCCAATTACTGATGGGCTTGATATACGATGCTGCAGGAGATTACAATAATGCTTTCATCGCCTACCGGAATGCTTATAACACCTATCAAACCGACTATTTAAAAAATTTCGGGTTAGCTGCTCCCGAACAATTAGAAAAAGACTTGCTGCGTACAGCCTATCAATCGGGACTCACCCAAGAGTTAGCCGGGTATGAAAAAGAATTCCAACAGAAATATACCCCGGCTCCGCTCCCGGCCAACGGACAATTAGTATTTTTTTGGCTGAACGGTTTCGGGCCGGTCAAAGCAGAATGGGGAATTACTTTTACCAAAATCGATAAAGGAGACGGGGTTATCGTATTTCACAACGAAGAACTCGGTTTGACCTTTCCTTTCTTCTGGGGAAACGGATATAGTGAAAACGACCGCAATTCCCTGGCGAACATCGATGTAGTCCGGGTCGTATTCCCGAAATATGTCGAACGCCCGCGTCCTTTCACCCAAGGAGTTATCAGCTATGACGGGAAAAACTATACTTTACAAATGGCCGAAGACATCAATCAAATCGCCTTCAAAACGCTGCACGACCGCATGTTGAGGGAATTATCCAATTCGCTGTTGCGGGTAGGCATTAAACAAGGCTTGAAATATGCAACCTCCAAACAAAATGAATGGCTCGGTCTGGCCGTCAGCCTGACCAATGCAATTACAGAGAAGGCAGATACCCGCAACTGGCAAACCCTTCCCTACTCGATTTCTTATGCCCGTGTTCCTCTACAAGCCAGTGAAAACAATATCGAATTAAAGTTCTCAGGCAATCATCCCGGAACCCAGGATCTGCAAAAACTGACCATTCCTGCCAATGGTAAACGAACCCGCTTTTTCGTCTATACCACGCTATAAGGATAAATCAGAAATGCGATCCGGCCAATTTTTTGCGAATCGGCTAATCCCCGGTAAAAATTAGCGGACCTACGATTCTGATAGTAAAATCCAGTCAGAGAAACATAGGTCCGCCAATTTAAGTAGTATGAAGAAGATTAATGCACATCTTCTACAAAATGCTTGTAGAATAACGGAATAGTACGAATGCCGTTAAAGAACTGCTCTAACGGATAATTCTCATTAGGTGAATGGATAGCATCGGCTCCCAGTCCGAAGCCCATCAAAATAGATTTGATTCCCAGCACTTCTTCAAAAGTAGCGATAATTGGAATACTACCTCCCGAGCGCACCGGTATCGGTTGCTTTCCATAAACTTCTTCATATGCTTTTTCTGCAGCTTTATATGCAGGTAAATCTATCGGACAAACATAAGACGGTCCGCCATGCAGATAGCTTACTTTCACTTTCACATATTCCGGAGCAATGGATTCGAAATATTCCTGGAACAATTTAGCAATTTTATCGTGTTTTTGATTGGGAACCAAACGGCAACTGATTTTTGCATGGGCCACAGAAGGCAGTACTGTTTTTGCCCCTTCTCCGGTATAACCTCCCCAAATACCACATACATCGAATGTGGGACGAATACCGGTTCGCTCGTTGGTAGAGAATCCTTCTTCGCCATGTACGGCTTTTATACCTAAAGATTTTTGGTAAGCTTCCAGATTAAACGGAGCTTTGGCCATTTTGGCCCGCTCATCTGCACTGACTTCCAATACGTCGTCATAAAATCCGGGAATAGTGATATGTCCTTTGTCATCGATCATATCTCCGATCATCTTACACAATACATTGATCGGATTTGCCACAGCACCTCCGAAAATACCGGAATGTAAATCAGCATTCGGGCCGACCATTTCCACCTCCCAATAGGCCAAACCTCTCAAACCGGTAGTAATAGAAGGAACGTCGGGAGCTATCATACTGGTATCGGAAACCAGAATAACATCGGCTTTCAGCATCTCCTTGTGATCCCGGCAGAATTTCGGCAAGCTCGGAGAACCGATTTCTTCTTCACCTTCCAGCATAAATTTCACATTACACTTGAGATTACCGGTTTTCACCATATATTCGAAAGCTTTAGCATGCATAAACGATTGGCCTTTATCATCGTCTGCACCACGAGCCCAGATCTTTCCGTCTTTGATCACGGGTTCAAAAGGCTGCGTATGCCACAATTCCACCGGATCGACAGGCATAACGTCCATATGTCCGTATACCAATACAGTCGGCAGAGACGGATCGATGATTTTTTCGCCATAAGTAACCGGATTTCCTTCGGTCTCATAAACTTCGGCTTTATCGGCACCGGCCGCCAGTAAAAGGGATTTCCATTTTTCTGCACAACGATACATATCGGGCTTGTGTTCTACCTCAGATGAGATAGAAGGAATACGTATCAACTCGAACAGCTCATTCAGAAACCGCTCCTTATTCTCCTCGATGTATTGGTTTAATTTTTCCATAGTTAGGTTGAAAATTGAAATTAAATAATTAGAAATTCTTCACAAACGGTATAAAGATAAGAAGAAAAGCTAAAAAGTAAAAGGTAAAAGGCAAAAAAGGCATTTCCCTTTACAGACTAAATTATTTTCAATTTTCAATTTCTAATATTCAATTAATTACTTACTTTTGTTGCAAAATAGCTCACAAGTGAGTTGGGTAATAATATCTGAAATTCGATTTTACAGCGTCTTAAAACATAAATATTGAAACGGCTAAATTATGTCAGATCTTTCCGAAGTTAAGATTTTTTCCGGGGAAAACAGCAAGTATATTGCTGAGAAAATTGCTAAATCGTTGA
Coding sequences within it:
- the lpoB gene encoding penicillin-binding protein activator LpoB, whose translation is MRKIFTVTIVFALAIAFSSCATRKVSRVNTNEVIDLSGRWNDTDSQLVSAEMIDDLLGARWLPVYESQHNNKRPVVVVGTVTNKSHEHINSETFIKDIEKAIIKNGSVRLVQAGEKRQELRTERDEQNQGYTSPETAKKWGLELGADFMLQGTINSIVDSYKKEQVVYYQVDLELTNLETNEVVWMGDKKIKKQVSDRAL
- a CDS encoding COG3014 family protein; translation: MKFRFCIVLFLCWIVSSCATWYQRTAAFQDAVSKGEFEQAEKLLQKDKKQARDKNKILYYLNQGYVEFMLGHYEKSNQAFEIAEQLTEDQQRNLLTEAAVLISNPEIRPYRPEDFEVIMINFYKALNYLQLNNMEDALVEVRKINIRLQQLNDKYPDHKNRYQRDAFAQLLMGLIYDAAGDYNNAFIAYRNAYNTYQTDYLKNFGLAAPEQLEKDLLRTAYQSGLTQELAGYEKEFQQKYTPAPLPANGQLVFFWLNGFGPVKAEWGITFTKIDKGDGVIVFHNEELGLTFPFFWGNGYSENDRNSLANIDVVRVVFPKYVERPRPFTQGVISYDGKNYTLQMAEDINQIAFKTLHDRMLRELSNSLLRVGIKQGLKYATSKQNEWLGLAVSLTNAITEKADTRNWQTLPYSISYARVPLQASENNIELKFSGNHPGTQDLQKLTIPANGKRTRFFVYTTL
- a CDS encoding dipeptidase, whose amino-acid sequence is MEKLNQYIEENKERFLNELFELIRIPSISSEVEHKPDMYRCAEKWKSLLLAAGADKAEVYETEGNPVTYGEKIIDPSLPTVLVYGHMDVMPVDPVELWHTQPFEPVIKDGKIWARGADDDKGQSFMHAKAFEYMVKTGNLKCNVKFMLEGEEEIGSPSLPKFCRDHKEMLKADVILVSDTSMIAPDVPSITTGLRGLAYWEVEMVGPNADLHSGIFGGAVANPINVLCKMIGDMIDDKGHITIPGFYDDVLEVSADERAKMAKAPFNLEAYQKSLGIKAVHGEEGFSTNERTGIRPTFDVCGIWGGYTGEGAKTVLPSVAHAKISCRLVPNQKHDKIAKLFQEYFESIAPEYVKVKVSYLHGGPSYVCPIDLPAYKAAEKAYEEVYGKQPIPVRSGGSIPIIATFEEVLGIKSILMGFGLGADAIHSPNENYPLEQFFNGIRTIPLFYKHFVEDVH